The Arenicella xantha genome window below encodes:
- a CDS encoding 6-pyruvoyl trahydropterin synthase family protein has translation MPRLSSIEIRKQYLHFSAAHFTIFSATERERLHGHNWRLGVEITGEIDANGLCFDYAIYKKILKDLCHQYDEYTLIADHSPYLQISEDEEFYFVTHNHRTQPLLKTDTLLLPVKNITIEELANYFLKLLTDDRERLEELKIYRFEVRVSSGPDQWGIARWDRLAEANDV, from the coding sequence ATGCCTAGACTTTCATCTATCGAGATACGTAAACAGTATCTACATTTCTCAGCGGCGCATTTCACCATCTTTTCAGCCACTGAGCGTGAGCGATTGCACGGACACAATTGGCGTCTAGGCGTAGAAATAACGGGTGAAATCGATGCCAATGGCCTGTGTTTTGATTACGCGATATATAAGAAGATCCTCAAGGACTTATGCCATCAATATGATGAATACACCTTGATTGCCGATCATTCGCCGTATCTGCAGATAAGTGAAGACGAAGAATTCTACTTTGTCACGCATAACCACCGAACCCAACCGTTGTTAAAAACAGATACGCTGTTATTGCCGGTTAAGAACATTACGATTGAAGAGCTGGCCAACTATTTTCTCAAGCTTTTAACTGACGACCGTGAGCGCTTAGAAGAGTTGAAGATTTACCGCTTTGAGGTGCGAGTCTCGTCTGGACCGGATCAATGGGGCATTGCTCGTTGGGACCGTTTGGCGGAGGCCAATGATGTCTGA